From the genome of Vicinamibacterales bacterium:
TGTACATCCCGCCATTGACTGCGAGAACCTGCCCAGTAATATACGCTGCCTCGTCCGACGCGAGGAAACCGACGGCCGCCGCGATGTCCTCCGGCGTGCCCAGCCGCGCCAGCGGAATCTGTGCCGCCCACTGCTTCTGCGTCGCGTCGTCGACGGCCTTCGTCATGTCGGTCTCGACGAAGCCCGGCGCCACCACGTTCACGGTGACGTTGCGCGACCCGACCTCCCGCGCCAGCGACTTGCAGAAGCCGATGAGGCCGGCCTTCGACGCCGCGTAGTTCGCCTGACCGGCATTGCCCATCTGGCCCACGACCGAGCTGATGGCGACGATGCGGCCCCGTCGCTGCTTGAGCATCGGCTTGAGCGCCGCCTGGCTGAGGACGAAGGCGGCCGTCAGGTTCGTCGCGATGACGTCGTCCCAGTCGGCGCGCTTCATGCGGAGCATCAGCTGGTCGCGCGTGATGCCGGCGTTGCACACGAGGACGTCGAGCCTGCCGTGGGCCGCGGCCACCCCGGAGACGGCAGCGGCGGCGGCCTCGCTGTCGGTCACGTCCAGCGACAGCACCTCCGCTCGCCCGCCGGCGGCCAGGATCTCGTCCACGACGGCCTTCGCGTTGTCCCCACGCGCGGCGGCGGCCACCATCGCGCCCTCCGCCGCAAGACGGCAGGCGATGGCGCGGCCGATCCCGCGTGACGCACCCGTGACGAGCGCTACCTGTCCCTCGAATCTCTTCATGGCCGATGGTCCGCGTCAGTCCGCGCCGCGCCCGAACACCGCCTCGACCGGTGCCAGGCCGGGCGGCGCCTCCAGGCTGAGCAGCGTCGCGTCTCGCGCGATTTTCCTGATGAGCCCCGTCAGCACCGTGCCCGGGCCCACCTCAACATATGCGGTGACTCCCTCCGACGCAAGGCGGCGCACGCAGTCCTCCCACCGTACAGGCTGCGACACCTGCCGCACCAGCGCGTCCACCGACGCGGCCGCGTCCCGCTTGAGTTCGGCATCCACGTTCGCGACCACGGGCACGCGCGGATCGGCCGCCGGCACCGCGGCCAGCTCGGGCGCCAGGCGCACTTCGGCCGGCTTCATGAGCGCGCAGTGGAAGGGCGCGCTCACCTGCAGCGGAATGACCCGCTTGGCGCCGAGCGCCCTGGCGCGATCCCCCGCACGGGCCACCGCGGCGGCATGGCCCGCGATCACGATCTGCCCCGGCGAGTTCAGGTTCGCGGGCCCGACGACGGCCCCCTCGGCCGCCTCCTCGCAGGCCCGGGCCACGAGGGCCTCGTCGCCGCCGAGGATTGCGGCCATCGCGCCGGCGCCGACCGGCACCGCTTCCTGCATGTATCGCCCACGGTGGTGCACGACCCTGACGGCGTCGGCGAAGGCGAACGTCCCGGCGACCACGTGGGCCGAGTACTCGCCGAGGCTGTGGCCGGCCACGATGTCGGGACGGCACCCCCGCTCCTCCAGGAGCCGCGCGGCCGCGACGCTGACGGCCAGGATCGCGGGCTGCGTGATCTCGGTGAGCGTGAGCCGCTCGGCGGGCCCCTCGAACACGATCGTGCTGAGCGGGAACCCGAGCGCGCGATCGGCCTCCTCGAACGTCGCCCGGCACACCGGGAAGGCGTCGGCGAGCGCCTTCCCCATCCCGACCGACTGGGACCCCTGCCCCGGAAATACGAACGCGATCATCGCCCCCCCACGAGCGCGTCGGCGACGCGCCGCTCCATGCGCGCCACGATGCCGTCGGCGGCGAAGCGCGATGCCGCCACGACGGCATTCCGGATCGCCTTCACGGACGATCGGCCGTGGCACACGAACACCAGTCCCGAGACGCCGAGCAGCGGCGCCCCGCCATATTCGGAGTAGTCCAGCCGGCGCCGGAAGCGGCGGAAGGCCCGGCGCGACAGGAGATAGCCCACCTGACTGGAGAACGTGCTGGCGAGTTCGGCGCCGAGCAGTGCCTCGACGGTCTCGACCAGGCCCTCACTGAGCTTCAGCGCGACATTCCCGGTGAAGCCGTCGCACACGATCACGTCCGCGGTCCCGGCGAAGACGTCGCGGGCCTCGACGTTGCCGACGAATGCCAGTGGCGCGGCCTTCAGGAGCCGGTACGCCTCGCGCGTCAGCTCGTTGCCCTTCCCCTCCTCTTCACCGATCGACAGCACGCCGACCCGCGGCCGGCTGAGTCCCAGGAGGGTCTCCGCGTAGACGTTGCCCATGACCCCGAACTGCAGCAGGTGATGGGGGCGGCATTCCACCGTGGCTCCGGCGTCGAGCAGGACGGCCATGCCGCTCTGCGTGGGAATGGCCGGCGCCAGCGCGGGGCGATCGACGCCGGCGAGCATGCCGAAGACGCCGTGGGAGGCCACGACGGTGGCGCCGGTGTGGCCGGCGCTCACGAGGGCCTGGGCGTCGCCACGACCGACGAGCTCGGCCGCCACGCGGATCGACGCCCTCGACTTCCTGCGCAGCGCCGACGCCGGCGACTCGTCCATCGCGACCACATCCGGCGCGTCCACGACGTCCACGCCGAGCATGGCCGCGTCCGGGTGCTGGACCAGCTGGGCCTCCACCTCGGCGCGGCGGCCCACGAGGGTCACGGCCACGCCGGAGTGCCTGGCGGCCGCCAGCGCGCCGTCCACGACCCGCGCTGGGGCGTGGTCGCCGCCCATGGCGTCGACCGCCACCCTGACGGTGCGGCCGTCGCCCGCCTTCACGAACGCCCCCGCCGGACTACGGCGAGCGCCGAAGCCAGGCGGCTACTCCTCGTCGACGGCCTGGACCTGCCGCTGGTTGTAGAACCCGCAATACCCGCAGACGCGGTGCGGCGCCTTCGGCTCCCCGCACTGCGGGCAGACGCCGGCGGTGGCCTGCGGCAGGGCGTCGTGGGTGCGGCGCTTGCGTCCGCGGGTCTTCGAGTGTCGGCGTTTTGGATTAGGCATCGTCGTTGGTCCGGGAAGAAGCGAGCGACTGCAGCACGGCGAGCCGCGGGTCCTGCCAGCTCGGCGCGCAGTCGCAGCGCTCGGTGTTGAGGTTGGTGCCGCACTGCGCGCAGAGGCCCTGGCACTCGGGCGTGCACAGCGGCTTCATCGGCAGCGTGAGATAGCACTGCTCGCGGACGATCTGGCCCAGGTCGAGGCGATCATCGGCGTAGAAGGCGGTGGTCGGGTCGTCGTCGGGGTCTTCGGTCCGGTCTCCGGCCAGGGTCTGGGGCAGGAGCCGCAGTTCGAAGGCGTTGTCGACGGCCATCTCGAACGGCTCGGCGCACCGGCTGCACAGCACTTCGATCCGGGTCGAGACCCGGCCCGACAGCCGGAACCGCTCGTCGTCCTTGTGCAACGTGCCCGCCAGGACGACGGGCGCGACGATCCGGAAAGCCTCCTCGGGGGCGAAGGCGTCGGCCTCGAAGCGACGGTCGATGGCCGTCTCGGGCTGTCGGATGCCGGTGAGATCCAGGAACATGACTCGTGCCCTCCGCCGCGAATTTGGCGGCCGAGGCGACCAGTCAGTCTATCACGGCCCCCGGGGGCAGCCCGGCCGTGCCCCGGGCCGGCCGGACGGCCCGGCGCCGGCTCAGCGCCCCACCGGGGAGCGCTCGGAGACCGGCCACGGCCCCACCCAGGGCTTCGGGATGACCAGTTGCTCGAAGAGCCCGACCGCGTAGCGGTCGGTCATGCCCGCGATGAAGTCCTGGGTGGCGACCGCCAGCCCCTCCGCCTCCACCGTGCGAAGGTCCAGGAAGGCCTCTGGCCGTGCCTGGACCCGCTCCCAGAGCCCCCCGAGGATTCCCGCCGCTTTGGCGAACTCGGCCATGGCGGGCGCGTTCTCGTAGACCTCCGTGAAGAGGAAGTCGCGCAGCGCGAGCGTGGCGTCCAGCATGGCCGCGCTCATCCGGATCTCGGTGGTGCCGCCCGCCAGCGTCTCGCGCACGACGTCCGAGACCATGCGCCCGATCCGCTCGGGGCTCGAGCGTCCCAGCACCTCGAGGGCGCTGGCCGGCAGCGCGTCCTCGGCCAGGATGCCTGCCCGGACGGCGTCGTCCACGTCGTGGTTCACGTAGGCGACGATGTCGGCCACCCGCGCCACCTGCCCCTCGAGCGTCGAGGCCCGATGTTCGGGCGGCGCGCCGACCGGCAGGCCGTGCTTCCCCTTCGAGTGGCGGGCGATGCCGTCGCGGACCTCCCAGGTGAGGTTCAGGCCTTTCCGGTCCTGCTCCAGCACGTCGACGATCCGGAGGCTCTGCTCGTAGTGGTTGAAGCCCGTCGGGCTGAGCTGCTGCAGCACCCGCTCGCCGGCGTGCCCGAACGGCGTGTGCCCCAGATCGTGTGCGAGCGCGATGGCCTCGGTGAGCTCTTCGTGCAGGCGGAGCACCTTGGCGATCGTGCGCGCAATCTGCGAGACCTCCAGGGTGTGGGTCAGCCGGGTCCGGTAGTGGTCGCCCGCCGGTGAGAAGAACACCTGGGTCTTGTGTTTCAGGCGCCGGAAGGCCTTCGTGTGGATGACCCGATCGCGGTCGCGCTGGAACGCCGGCCTGATGGGGTCTTCCTCTTCCTGACGCAGCCGGCCGCGGGTGTCGGCGCTGTGCGCGGCCTGGGGCGCCAGGAACTCGCGCTCCCGGGCCTCGAGGTCTTCACGAATCGTCATGCCCGGCTCGTCCCCACGGCGCGCACGTCAGGCATGGTAGCAGGTGCCGTCATGCCAGGTGCGCCAGGAAACTGGTACCGCTGTCGAGCGGCGGCACCCCGAACCAGGCGGCGAGCGTCTGCCCGACGTCGGCAAAGCTCTCCCGCCGCCCGAGTGCGCGTCCGGCGGCCACCCACGGCGCCGTGACCAGGAGCGGCACGTGCTCGCGGGAGTGATCGGTGCTGGGCGTGGTCGGGTCGTTGCCGTGATCGCCCGTCAGGATGAGCAGGTCATCGGCGTCGAGCGCCGCGAGCACGTCGGGCAGGCGCGCGTCGAACCGCTCGAGGTTGGCGGCGAAGCCGGCGACGTCGTTGCGGTGCCCGAACTTCGTGTCGAAGTCCACCAGATTCACGAACACCAGCCCGCGGGTGCCGCGCGCCAGCACGCCGAGCGTTTCGTCGATGCCGGCCGCGTCGCTCGACGTCGGAATGGCGCGATCGACACCCCGGCCGGCGAAGAGGTCCGCCACCTTGCCGATCGTCGTGACGGGCACGCCGGCACGCTGCAAGCCGTCGAGCAAGGTCGGCGCGGGCGGCGGCATGGCGTAGTCGTGCCGGCGGGCGGTGCGCGTGAAGGCCCCGGACGGTCCCACGAACGGCCGCGCGATGACCCGCCCCACCCCGCGCCCGTGCACGACGAGGGCATAGGCCGCTTCGCACCACTGATAGAGCTGGGCAATCGGCACCACGTCCTCGTGCGCCGCGATCTGGAAGACGCTGTCGGCCGAGGTGTAGACGATGGGCCGGCCCGTGCGGCAGTGCTCGTCGCCGAGGGCGTCGATGATGGCCGTTCCTGACGCGGCGACGTTCCCGAGGACCGGGCGGCCGATTCGGGACTCGAATTCAGCCACGAGGTCGGCAGGAAAGCCGTGGGGGAACGTCGGAAACGGCCGGTCGAGCACCAGGCCCATGAGTTCCCAGTGTCCGGTGACCGAGTCCTTCCCCGGCGAGCGTTCCGCCATCCGGCCCCAGGCCGCGCCGGGCACGGGCGGCGGTGGCACGCCCGCCATCGGGACCGCGGCGCCAATCCCGAGCCGCGCGAGCGTCGGGATGTTCAGGCGTACGGCACGCGCAACATTGCCCAGCGTGTCACTGCCCTCGTCGCCATAGGCGGCGGCGTCCGGCAGTTCACCCGCGCCGACGCCGTCGAGGACGATGAGGACCGCGCGACGCGCCATCGGCCGCCCGCCGGAGGATCAGGGGTGATGCGACGAGAAGTAGTTCGGGACGCTGCGAGGCACGCGCAAGGTCGCGATGGCGTGCTTGAACACCAGCGAGTCCAGGCCGTCGCACTCGATCACGACCGCGAAACGGTCGAAGTTCTTGATGCGGCACTCGAACTGGCGGCCGTCGAGGAGGTGCACGGTGACGGCCAGCTTCTCCCGGCGGGCGTAGTTGAGGAAGACGTCCTGGATATTGGGCGCGCTCGACTTGCCGTCAGCCATTCCTCGCATCGCTCCCATCGTGGTGCAGACCTCGCGTTCCCAGGAAGGCCCAGACGCGCGCAAGGACCTGCGCCGTCTCTCCGGGACCGTCAAACCACCTAAGAGTAGGCTCTTTGCGGAACCAGATCAACTGGCGCCTCGCGTAGCGACGGTTCTCGGCGACGATGAGCGCCCGCGTCGCGTCGCGATCGCGCACGCCCGCCAGGTACTCGAGCATCTGGCGGTACACGAGGCCACCGAACGGCCGGGCCTCGCGCGGGACGCCGCGCGCCAGCAGGCCGCGCACTTCCTCTTCCAGGCCCGCCGCGAACTGCTGCTCGACGCGGCGCGCGAGCCGCGGCAGCAGGAGCTCCCCGGGCATGGTGAGGCCGATGGCGATCGGCTCGAACTCCGGAAGCGGCGGCACGGTCTCGGCGAAGTGCGCCGTGAGGGAGCGTCCGGTCAGTGCCAGCACCTCGACCGCACGGACGAGGCGCTTGCGATCCGCCGGGGCGATGCGGACCGCCGAGGCTGGGTCGCGCCGCACCAGCACGTCGTGCAGCCAGCGGTTGCCGCGCCGGCCGGCGACGCGTTCGAGCCGCGCGCGCAGGGGCGGGTCCGCCGCAGGTCCAGGAAACAGGCCGCGCGTCAGCGCGCGGTAGTACAGCCCCGTGCCGCCGGCCACGATCGGCAGGCGGCCCCGTTGGTGGATGTCGCGGATGACGGCCGCAGCGTCGTGCGCATATCGCGCGGCGGTGTAGACGTCCGTCGGCTCCACGACGTCGATGAGATGGTGGGGGATGCCGCGCTGCGCCTCCCGCGGCACCTTGTCGGTGCCGATGTCGAACCCACGGTAGACCGCGGTCGAGTCGCAATTCACGATCTCGCCCCCGAGGCGATCGGCCAGCGCGAGGGCCAGGGCGGACTTCCCGGTGGCGGTCGGGCCCAGGACGGCCAGAAAGTGCGGGGTCACCACGAGCCGCGGCACGCCAGTCCGGCGAGGGTCCACACGGCCACCACCGTCACAATCACCAGCATGCCGGTCTGCTGCGCCCGGGGCACCATCCGCGCGGCTCCAAGTCCCTACTGGGACGGCGACTCGTTGTAGAAGAAGGTCACCGTGAAGAACGCCTTGTCGTCCGGATACTCCGGAGGCAGCGGCGTCGTCGGGCTCGACATCATCAGCGCGTTGAAGGCGGCGCGATTGAACGAGTCCACCTCCGAAGGGCGGACGACCGCCAGGTCCGTGATCGAGCCGTCCCGATGCACGTTGAACTGGATCACGACGTGCCCGCGCATGGCCAGGGCCGCGTTCGGGATGAGCCAGTTGCGCTTCACCTGCGCGATGAACCGCCGGATCCAGGGGCCGAACTCGACACCCTTCGAATCGAACTGGATCTCCGGACCGAAGTCCTGCACGCCCCCGGTGGGGTTGTTCATGGCCTCGCGCTGCACGTACTTCTGCAGGTCGCGGAGCGCCTCGCCGAGCGAACCGCCCGCCGGACGCTGAGGTTCAGCCGGCGTCGCGCGGACGATCGGGTTCCGCGAGTCCGATTCGACGATCGGCGGCGTGGCCTCGGCGCGGCGCTCCGGCGGCGTAGGCGACGGCGGCTCCGACTCCGGGCCGCGGCGGCGCTCCGGCTCCTCGGGCGCGACGACGCGATCGGCGGACGTGCCCTGCGAGAACGGCAGTGGATTCTCGGGCCGCTCGGCAATCTCGGGGGCCCGCGCGGCGCGGTCCAGGTCCGAGATCTCGGCCCTGGGCGGGGGCGGAGCGGGCACCTCGCGCAGGGGCTCGATCACGACGAACCGCGGACGCTCCTGGTCGGGCGGGCGCGTCTCCGCCACCTGGGTCTCAGGCGGCGTCGGCTGGAGGAACTGAAGCCACGTGAGCGCGGGGAGATAGATCAGCAGGAGCAGGATGCCCGCATGCACGACGATGGACAGGACGATCCCCTCCCGGCGGGAGATCGCACTGCCGACCGCTTCGACATCCTGGTACCGATCGTCGAAGTCGAAGTACATGAAGGACTTTCAGGATTATACCCGCCGGTTCGACCTGCCGCGGGGCCCGCCCGGGTGCGTCAGGCCTTTCTCGCCGTGTAGAGATAGACGATGCCGAGCGTCATTGGCCTGTACGCGGCCGCCTCGAACCCGGCCGCCTCGAGCCGCGCCGTGAAGTCCCTGCCCCACGGGAACGCCCCCACCGACTGCGGCAGGTAGGAGTAGGCGCCGCCGTGGCGGGACACCAGGCGCCCCACCTTGGGCAGGACGCCCAGGAAGTACATCTCGTAGAGGCGCCTCAGCCAGTCTGCCTCCGGCAGGCCGAACTCCAGGATCGCG
Proteins encoded in this window:
- a CDS encoding DUF177 domain-containing protein: MFLDLTGIRQPETAIDRRFEADAFAPEEAFRIVAPVVLAGTLHKDDERFRLSGRVSTRIEVLCSRCAEPFEMAVDNAFELRLLPQTLAGDRTEDPDDDPTTAFYADDRLDLGQIVREQCYLTLPMKPLCTPECQGLCAQCGTNLNTERCDCAPSWQDPRLAVLQSLASSRTNDDA
- the miaA gene encoding tRNA (adenosine(37)-N6)-dimethylallyltransferase MiaA — its product is MTPHFLAVLGPTATGKSALALALADRLGGEIVNCDSTAVYRGFDIGTDKVPREAQRGIPHHLIDVVEPTDVYTAARYAHDAAAVIRDIHQRGRLPIVAGGTGLYYRALTRGLFPGPAADPPLRARLERVAGRRGNRWLHDVLVRRDPASAVRIAPADRKRLVRAVEVLALTGRSLTAHFAETVPPLPEFEPIAIGLTMPGELLLPRLARRVEQQFAAGLEEEVRGLLARGVPREARPFGGLVYRQMLEYLAGVRDRDATRALIVAENRRYARRQLIWFRKEPTLRWFDGPGETAQVLARVWAFLGTRGLHHDGSDARNG
- the hfq gene encoding RNA chaperone Hfq; this encodes MRGMADGKSSAPNIQDVFLNYARREKLAVTVHLLDGRQFECRIKNFDRFAVVIECDGLDSLVFKHAIATLRVPRSVPNYFSSHHP
- the plsX gene encoding phosphate acyltransferase PlsX translates to MKAGDGRTVRVAVDAMGGDHAPARVVDGALAAARHSGVAVTLVGRRAEVEAQLVQHPDAAMLGVDVVDAPDVVAMDESPASALRRKSRASIRVAAELVGRGDAQALVSAGHTGATVVASHGVFGMLAGVDRPALAPAIPTQSGMAVLLDAGATVECRPHHLLQFGVMGNVYAETLLGLSRPRVGVLSIGEEEGKGNELTREAYRLLKAAPLAFVGNVEARDVFAGTADVIVCDGFTGNVALKLSEGLVETVEALLGAELASTFSSQVGYLLSRRAFRRFRRRLDYSEYGGAPLLGVSGLVFVCHGRSSVKAIRNAVVAASRFAADGIVARMERRVADALVGGR
- a CDS encoding deoxyguanosinetriphosphate triphosphohydrolase, which translates into the protein MTIREDLEAREREFLAPQAAHSADTRGRLRQEEEDPIRPAFQRDRDRVIHTKAFRRLKHKTQVFFSPAGDHYRTRLTHTLEVSQIARTIAKVLRLHEELTEAIALAHDLGHTPFGHAGERVLQQLSPTGFNHYEQSLRIVDVLEQDRKGLNLTWEVRDGIARHSKGKHGLPVGAPPEHRASTLEGQVARVADIVAYVNHDVDDAVRAGILAEDALPASALEVLGRSSPERIGRMVSDVVRETLAGGTTEIRMSAAMLDATLALRDFLFTEVYENAPAMAEFAKAAGILGGLWERVQARPEAFLDLRTVEAEGLAVATQDFIAGMTDRYAVGLFEQLVIPKPWVGPWPVSERSPVGR
- a CDS encoding phosphopentomutase, which translates into the protein MARRAVLIVLDGVGAGELPDAAAYGDEGSDTLGNVARAVRLNIPTLARLGIGAAVPMAGVPPPPVPGAAWGRMAERSPGKDSVTGHWELMGLVLDRPFPTFPHGFPADLVAEFESRIGRPVLGNVAASGTAIIDALGDEHCRTGRPIVYTSADSVFQIAAHEDVVPIAQLYQWCEAAYALVVHGRGVGRVIARPFVGPSGAFTRTARRHDYAMPPPAPTLLDGLQRAGVPVTTIGKVADLFAGRGVDRAIPTSSDAAGIDETLGVLARGTRGLVFVNLVDFDTKFGHRNDVAGFAANLERFDARLPDVLAALDADDLLILTGDHGNDPTTPSTDHSREHVPLLVTAPWVAAGRALGRRESFADVGQTLAAWFGVPPLDSGTSFLAHLA
- the fabD gene encoding ACP S-malonyltransferase produces the protein MIAFVFPGQGSQSVGMGKALADAFPVCRATFEEADRALGFPLSTIVFEGPAERLTLTEITQPAILAVSVAAARLLEERGCRPDIVAGHSLGEYSAHVVAGTFAFADAVRVVHHRGRYMQEAVPVGAGAMAAILGGDEALVARACEEAAEGAVVGPANLNSPGQIVIAGHAAAVARAGDRARALGAKRVIPLQVSAPFHCALMKPAEVRLAPELAAVPAADPRVPVVANVDAELKRDAAASVDALVRQVSQPVRWEDCVRRLASEGVTAYVEVGPGTVLTGLIRKIARDATLLSLEAPPGLAPVEAVFGRGAD
- the fabG gene encoding 3-oxoacyl-ACP reductase FabG translates to MKRFEGQVALVTGASRGIGRAIACRLAAEGAMVAAAARGDNAKAVVDEILAAGGRAEVLSLDVTDSEAAAAAVSGVAAAHGRLDVLVCNAGITRDQLMLRMKRADWDDVIATNLTAAFVLSQAALKPMLKQRRGRIVAISSVVGQMGNAGQANYAASKAGLIGFCKSLAREVGSRNVTVNVVAPGFVETDMTKAVDDATQKQWAAQIPLARLGTPEDIAAAVGFLASDEAAYITGQVLAVNGGMYT
- the rpmF gene encoding 50S ribosomal protein L32 → MPNPKRRHSKTRGRKRRTHDALPQATAGVCPQCGEPKAPHRVCGYCGFYNQRQVQAVDEE
- a CDS encoding TonB family protein, with the translated sequence MYFDFDDRYQDVEAVGSAISRREGIVLSIVVHAGILLLLIYLPALTWLQFLQPTPPETQVAETRPPDQERPRFVVIEPLREVPAPPPPRAEISDLDRAARAPEIAERPENPLPFSQGTSADRVVAPEEPERRRGPESEPPSPTPPERRAEATPPIVESDSRNPIVRATPAEPQRPAGGSLGEALRDLQKYVQREAMNNPTGGVQDFGPEIQFDSKGVEFGPWIRRFIAQVKRNWLIPNAALAMRGHVVIQFNVHRDGSITDLAVVRPSEVDSFNRAAFNALMMSSPTTPLPPEYPDDKAFFTVTFFYNESPSQ